A window of the Bacteroides thetaiotaomicron VPI-5482 genome harbors these coding sequences:
- the queF gene encoding preQ(1) synthase: MAELKDQLSLLGRKTEYKQDYAPEVLEAFDNKHPENDYWVRFNCPEFTSLCPITGQPDFAEIRISYIPDIKMVESKSLKLYLFSFRNHGAFHEDCVNIIMKDLIKLMNPKYIEVTGIFTPRGGISIYPYANYGRPGTKFEQMAEHRLMNRE; the protein is encoded by the coding sequence ATGGCTGAATTAAAAGACCAACTTTCCTTATTAGGAAGAAAAACGGAGTATAAACAAGACTATGCTCCTGAAGTATTGGAGGCTTTCGATAATAAGCATCCGGAAAATGACTACTGGGTACGTTTCAACTGTCCCGAATTTACAAGCCTGTGCCCCATAACCGGACAACCTGACTTTGCAGAAATACGTATCAGCTACATCCCCGACATTAAGATGGTGGAAAGCAAGAGTTTGAAACTTTATCTGTTCAGCTTCCGTAATCATGGTGCATTTCATGAAGACTGTGTGAACATCATCATGAAAGATTTGATAAAACTGATGAATCCCAAATATATCGAGGTTACGGGTATCTTTACTCCACGTGGCGGTATTTCGATTTATCCGTATGCCAATTATGGCCGTCCGGGAACGAAGTTCGAACAGATGGCAGAGCACCGGTTGATGAATCGGGAATAA
- a CDS encoding RNA polymerase sigma factor encodes MENEIELIKGCRAGQDSARKELYTLYAKQMLAVCYRYTGDMDAAHDVLHDGFIKIFTNFSFRGESSLCTWITRVMVTQSLDYLRREKRVNQLVVHEEQLPDIPDISSSGGGAGISEEQLMAFVAELPDGCRTVFNLYVFEEKSHKEIAGMLHIKEHSSTSQLHRAKYLLAKRIKEYRNHEERK; translated from the coding sequence TTGGAAAACGAGATAGAACTGATAAAGGGCTGTCGGGCAGGACAGGATTCAGCCCGAAAGGAACTTTACACCCTCTATGCCAAACAAATGTTGGCGGTATGCTACCGCTATACGGGCGATATGGATGCGGCGCACGATGTACTGCATGACGGTTTCATCAAGATTTTTACCAACTTCTCGTTCCGGGGTGAATCCTCGCTTTGTACGTGGATCACACGGGTGATGGTGACACAGTCACTGGACTATCTGAGACGGGAGAAACGAGTCAATCAGTTGGTAGTGCATGAAGAGCAGCTTCCCGACATACCGGATATTTCGTCGTCGGGAGGAGGAGCAGGGATCTCCGAAGAACAATTAATGGCGTTTGTCGCCGAATTGCCGGATGGTTGCCGAACCGTTTTCAACCTTTATGTGTTTGAAGAGAAATCGCACAAGGAGATAGCCGGGATGCTTCACATTAAAGAACATTCGTCTACTTCGCAGTTACACAGAGCCAAGTATTTGTTAGCAAAAAGAATAAAAGAATATAGAAATCATGAAGAAAGAAAATGA
- a CDS encoding HD domain-containing protein: MTHNIPTELQRYVQERIIPQYAGFDKAHQIDHAEKVIEESLKLALHYEVDSAMVYTVAAYHDLGLCEGREFHHIVSGKILLADETLRQWFTDEQMLQMKEAIEDHRASNRDAPRSIYGKIVAEADRIIDPEVTLRRTVQYGLSHYPEMDKEQQYERFRKHLADKYAEGGYLKLWIPQSDNAGRLAELRQLMENEEELRTVFDKLYLAENSAG; encoded by the coding sequence ATGACTCATAATATACCTACTGAATTGCAGAGATACGTGCAGGAAAGGATTATCCCGCAATATGCCGGCTTTGATAAGGCGCACCAGATAGACCATGCAGAAAAAGTGATCGAAGAAAGTCTGAAGCTGGCTCTTCATTATGAAGTCGATTCTGCAATGGTTTATACGGTTGCCGCTTATCACGACTTGGGTTTATGCGAGGGACGTGAATTTCATCATATCGTTTCGGGCAAAATATTGTTGGCGGATGAAACTTTGCGTCAGTGGTTTACCGATGAACAAATGCTGCAGATGAAGGAAGCGATAGAGGATCATCGTGCCTCCAACCGAGATGCTCCGCGAAGTATCTACGGGAAAATAGTGGCTGAGGCAGACCGGATTATTGATCCGGAAGTAACACTGCGCCGCACCGTACAGTATGGTTTGTCTCATTATCCGGAGATGGATAAAGAGCAGCAGTATGAACGCTTCCGGAAACATCTTGCCGATAAATATGCAGAAGGAGGGTATCTGAAGTTATGGATACCCCAGTCTGATAATGCCGGACGGTTGGCGGAGTTGCGTCAGTTGATGGAGAATGAGGAAGAACTGCGAACGGTATTTGATAAATTATATTTAGCGGAAAACTCAGCAGGATAA
- the nadC gene encoding carboxylating nicotinate-nucleotide diphosphorylase — MNKEKELIDKLIDLAFAEDIGDGDHTTLSCIPATAMGKSKLLIKEAGVLAGIEVAKEIFNRFDPSMKVEVFINDGTEVKPGDVAMIVEGKVQSLLQTERLMLNVMQRMSGIATMTRKYARQLEGTHTRVLDTRKTTPGMRILEKMAVKIGGGVNHRIGLFDMILLKDNHVDFAGGIDKAINRAKDYCKEKGKDLKIEIEVRNFDELQQVLDLGGVDRIMFDNFTPEMTKKAVDMVAGKYETESSGGITFDTLRDYAECGVDFISVGALTHSVKGLDMSFKAC; from the coding sequence ATGAATAAGGAAAAAGAACTGATCGACAAACTGATCGATCTTGCTTTTGCAGAAGATATAGGTGATGGTGACCATACCACCCTTTCGTGTATTCCCGCTACTGCAATGGGAAAATCAAAACTACTGATCAAAGAAGCCGGTGTACTGGCCGGAATCGAAGTTGCCAAAGAAATCTTCAACCGTTTCGACCCGTCCATGAAAGTGGAAGTGTTTATCAATGACGGCACCGAAGTGAAACCGGGCGACGTAGCCATGATCGTAGAAGGAAAAGTACAATCCTTGCTCCAGACCGAACGCCTGATGCTGAACGTCATGCAGCGTATGAGCGGTATCGCAACCATGACCCGCAAGTATGCCAGACAACTGGAAGGCACTCACACCCGCGTGTTGGATACCCGCAAGACAACTCCGGGTATGCGTATCCTCGAAAAGATGGCAGTCAAAATCGGTGGAGGTGTAAACCATCGTATCGGTCTGTTCGACATGATTCTGCTGAAAGACAATCACGTGGATTTTGCCGGAGGCATCGACAAAGCGATCAACCGTGCCAAGGATTACTGCAAGGAAAAGGGCAAGGACCTGAAGATTGAAATCGAAGTACGCAACTTCGACGAATTGCAGCAAGTGCTTGACTTGGGTGGCGTAGACCGCATCATGTTCGACAACTTTACACCCGAAATGACTAAGAAGGCAGTCGATATGGTAGCCGGCAAATACGAAACAGAATCTTCCGGCGGTATCACTTTCGATACCCTTCGCGACTATGCCGAATGTGGCGTAGACTTTATCTCTGTTGGAGCTCTGACTCATTCGGTGAAAGGACTTGACATGAGTTTCAAAGCATGCTGA
- the rlmH gene encoding 23S rRNA (pseudouridine(1915)-N(3))-methyltransferase RlmH, with amino-acid sequence MKTTLLVVGRTVEQHYITAINDYIQRTKRFITFDMEVIPELKNTKSLSMDQQKEKEGELILKALQPGDVIVLLDEHGKEMRSLEFADYMKRKMNTVNKRLVFVIGGPYGFSEKVYQVANEKISMSKMTFSHQMIRLIFVEQIYRAMTILNGGPYHHE; translated from the coding sequence ATGAAAACAACTTTGCTCGTCGTTGGACGAACCGTAGAACAACACTATATTACAGCTATTAATGACTATATTCAGCGTACCAAACGCTTCATCACTTTTGATATGGAAGTGATCCCCGAACTGAAGAATACCAAGAGCCTTTCGATGGATCAGCAGAAGGAGAAAGAAGGGGAACTGATATTGAAAGCGTTGCAACCGGGGGATGTGATCGTACTGCTCGATGAGCACGGGAAGGAAATGCGTTCACTCGAATTTGCCGATTACATGAAGCGGAAGATGAATACGGTGAATAAGCGGTTGGTATTTGTCATCGGTGGTCCTTACGGATTTTCGGAGAAGGTGTATCAGGTAGCTAATGAAAAGATTTCAATGTCGAAGATGACGTTTTCACATCAGATGATACGGCTGATCTTCGTGGAACAGATTTATCGGGCGATGACGATATTGAATGGAGGGCCGTATCATCATGAATAA
- a CDS encoding queuosine precursor transporter, which produces MKEKVSVPFMLLGILFNVCLIAANLLETKVIQVGSLTVTAGLLVFPISYIINDCIAEVWGFKKARLIIWSGFAMNFFVVGLGLIAVAIPAAPFWEGEEHFDFVFGMAPRIVAASLMAFLVGSFLNAYVMSKMKIASQGRNFSARAILSTIVGETADSLIFFPIAFGGIIAWKELLIMMGLQIVLKSMYEVIILPVTIRVVKVIKKVDGSDVYDTNISYNVLKVKDI; this is translated from the coding sequence ATGAAAGAAAAAGTATCAGTACCTTTTATGTTGCTGGGCATTCTCTTCAATGTATGCCTCATTGCAGCCAATCTTCTTGAAACGAAAGTAATTCAGGTCGGCAGCCTGACTGTCACAGCCGGATTATTGGTTTTTCCTATTTCTTATATCATTAATGATTGTATCGCCGAAGTTTGGGGATTCAAGAAAGCACGTCTTATTATCTGGAGTGGTTTTGCTATGAACTTCTTTGTGGTAGGGCTTGGCTTGATAGCTGTTGCGATACCTGCTGCTCCGTTCTGGGAAGGCGAAGAGCATTTCGATTTTGTATTCGGTATGGCTCCCCGCATCGTAGCAGCCAGTTTGATGGCTTTCCTTGTCGGTTCATTCCTGAATGCGTATGTGATGAGTAAGATGAAGATTGCCAGTCAGGGGCGGAACTTCTCTGCCCGGGCTATTCTCTCAACGATTGTCGGCGAGACTGCCGATTCGTTGATTTTCTTCCCGATAGCTTTCGGAGGCATCATTGCCTGGAAAGAGCTGCTTATCATGATGGGACTTCAGATCGTACTGAAATCTATGTACGAAGTTATCATCCTTCCGGTGACTATCCGCGTAGTGAAAGTGATTAAGAAGGTAGACGGCAGTGACGTGTACGATACTAATATTTCTTATAACGTACTGAAAGTCAAAGATATTTAA
- a CDS encoding outer membrane beta-barrel protein: MKKENDEITDLFRTRLADAGMTVRDGFWEELSQDIPVACQHRRRLIFFRVAAAASVLLVLAASSATFWYLSPKEEMEEAFTKIVVANSGRMDGDGVRANQLPTAMEPVLPKPAPKSFGLLSQYPEEGDSVSISFSMSFSFSATTTTGNGNRYGNQGRNGYWQANNGNTEPSAAQEEKYTTGTPAPVENVKKHRWALKAQMGTALPAEDGAYKMPISAGVTVERKLNDYLGIETGLLYSNLRSEGQHLHYLGIPLKANITLMDTKKIDLYATVGGVADKCIAGAPDNSFKEEPIQLAVTAGIGITYKINDRLAVFAEPGVSHHFKTDSKLATVRTKRPTNFNLLCGLRMTY; the protein is encoded by the coding sequence ATGAAGAAAGAAAATGATGAAATAACCGATCTGTTTCGCACTCGTCTCGCTGATGCCGGGATGACTGTTCGGGATGGCTTTTGGGAAGAGCTTTCGCAGGATATCCCTGTGGCTTGTCAGCATCGCCGTCGGTTGATATTCTTCCGTGTGGCAGCGGCAGCATCTGTGTTGCTGGTATTGGCTGCATCCTCAGCTACTTTCTGGTATCTCTCTCCGAAAGAAGAGATGGAGGAGGCGTTTACCAAAATCGTGGTGGCGAACAGCGGAAGAATGGATGGAGATGGTGTACGCGCTAATCAGTTGCCGACGGCAATGGAACCTGTATTGCCGAAACCGGCACCTAAATCATTCGGATTATTATCGCAGTATCCGGAAGAGGGAGACTCGGTTTCCATTTCCTTCTCCATGTCTTTCTCTTTCTCGGCAACTACCACCACGGGAAATGGCAACCGATACGGCAACCAAGGTCGCAACGGTTATTGGCAGGCGAATAATGGTAACACAGAACCATCCGCCGCACAAGAAGAAAAATATACTACCGGTACACCTGCTCCGGTGGAAAACGTAAAAAAACATCGCTGGGCTTTGAAAGCGCAGATGGGGACGGCACTTCCGGCAGAGGACGGTGCCTACAAGATGCCGATCTCCGCAGGAGTCACTGTAGAGCGGAAACTGAATGACTATCTCGGAATAGAGACCGGACTGCTTTATTCGAATCTGCGCTCGGAAGGACAGCACCTGCATTATCTGGGCATCCCGCTGAAAGCGAATATTACCTTGATGGATACAAAGAAAATCGACCTCTACGCTACGGTAGGCGGAGTGGCGGACAAATGTATAGCCGGTGCGCCGGACAACAGTTTTAAAGAAGAACCTATCCAACTGGCAGTTACTGCCGGTATCGGAATCACTTACAAAATTAATGACCGATTGGCGGTTTTTGCCGAGCCGGGTGTTTCCCATCATTTCAAGACGGATTCGAAACTGGCTACGGTACGCACGAAACGGCCGACTAATTTTAATTTACTTTGCGGACTTCGCATGACGTATTAA
- the queC gene encoding 7-cyano-7-deazaguanine synthase QueC codes for MNRETALVVFSGGQDSTTCLFWAKRNFKKVYALSFLYGQKHQKEVELAREIARKAEVEFDVMDVSFIGTLGHNSLTDTTMVMDQEKPAGSVPNTFVPGRNLFFLSIAAVYARERGINHLVTGVSQTDFSGYPDCRDAFIKSLNVTLNLAMDEQFVIHTPLMWIDKAETWALADELGVLDLIRNETLTCYNGIQGDGCGHCPACTLRREGLEKYLKKKNQ; via the coding sequence ATGAACAGAGAGACTGCATTGGTTGTGTTCAGTGGCGGACAGGATTCTACCACTTGCCTCTTTTGGGCGAAACGCAACTTTAAAAAAGTATACGCTTTGAGTTTCCTTTATGGTCAGAAGCACCAGAAAGAAGTGGAACTCGCCAGAGAAATAGCCCGAAAGGCAGAAGTGGAATTTGATGTGATGGATGTGTCTTTCATAGGAACATTGGGACATAATTCGTTGACTGACACCACGATGGTAATGGATCAGGAAAAGCCCGCAGGCAGCGTCCCCAATACTTTTGTTCCGGGACGTAATCTGTTTTTCCTGAGTATTGCTGCGGTATATGCCCGCGAACGTGGCATCAACCATTTGGTGACGGGAGTTTCTCAGACTGACTTTAGCGGCTATCCCGATTGCCGGGACGCGTTTATTAAGTCTTTGAATGTGACATTAAACCTGGCAATGGATGAACAATTCGTGATTCATACCCCTCTGATGTGGATTGATAAAGCAGAAACTTGGGCTTTGGCAGATGAATTGGGAGTACTGGATTTGATCCGTAACGAGACTTTGACATGCTATAATGGCATTCAGGGGGATGGTTGCGGGCATTGTCCCGCCTGTACGCTGCGTCGTGAGGGGCTGGAGAAGTATTTAAAAAAGAAGAATCAATAA
- a CDS encoding DUF4783 domain-containing protein: protein MKKRVLLGMASLLLSVSLLMAQEIPAGVITAFKRGSSQELSKYMGDKVNLVLQGSSANVDKKKATAMMQEFFTENKVNAFDVNHQGKRDESSFVIGTLTTTKGKFRVNCFLKKVQTQYLIHQIRIDKINE from the coding sequence ATGAAGAAACGAGTGCTTTTAGGAATGGCCTCTTTGCTTCTTTCTGTCTCATTGCTGATGGCGCAGGAGATACCGGCAGGAGTGATTACGGCATTTAAGCGGGGAAGCTCGCAGGAACTGAGTAAGTATATGGGAGACAAGGTAAACCTCGTTCTCCAAGGCAGCTCGGCAAACGTTGACAAGAAGAAAGCGACAGCAATGATGCAAGAGTTTTTCACGGAAAACAAGGTCAACGCATTTGACGTGAATCATCAGGGAAAACGGGATGAATCCAGTTTTGTCATAGGTACGCTGACGACTACAAAAGGGAAATTCCGTGTGAACTGCTTCCTGAAAAAAGTGCAGACTCAATATTTAATACACCAAATAAGAATTGACAAGATCAATGAATAA